One Pseudomonas sp. AN-1 genomic region harbors:
- a CDS encoding LysR substrate-binding domain-containing protein, translating to MAISHAQLKAFHAVAVHGGFTRAAERLFLSQPAISDQVRKLEELYGVQLFHRTKRSVQLSELGERLLAITQRLFAAEGEAEELLSSSRALRSGQLTLAVDSPVHVLPYIARFNARYPGIRISLVTGNTDEALGRLFDYRADLAVLGRPVEDARLLCQTLSSGPLVAFVARSHPWAQRHDIVLADLDDLPMVLREQGSMTRQLLEEEMQQAGLRLRPAIEVEGREAVRELVLAGMGVGVVSAAELGEHPQVHALPIRDCRRQMTETLVCLREQRTRRIIDTFLQMVDEALAGSPRAAAQQ from the coding sequence ATGGCGATCTCCCATGCCCAGCTCAAGGCCTTCCACGCGGTGGCGGTGCACGGCGGCTTCACCCGCGCGGCCGAGCGCCTGTTCCTCAGCCAGCCGGCGATTTCCGACCAGGTGCGCAAGCTCGAGGAACTCTACGGGGTGCAGCTGTTCCACCGCACCAAGCGCTCGGTGCAGCTCAGCGAGCTGGGCGAGCGCCTGCTGGCCATCACCCAGCGGCTGTTCGCCGCCGAGGGCGAGGCCGAGGAGCTGCTGTCCAGCTCGCGCGCCCTGCGCAGCGGCCAGCTGACCCTGGCGGTGGACTCGCCGGTGCATGTGCTGCCCTATATCGCCCGCTTCAACGCGCGCTACCCCGGCATCCGCATCAGCCTGGTCACCGGCAATACCGACGAGGCCCTCGGCCGCCTGTTCGACTACCGCGCCGACCTAGCGGTGCTCGGCCGCCCGGTGGAGGACGCGCGCCTGCTGTGCCAGACCCTGAGCAGCGGCCCGCTGGTGGCCTTCGTCGCGCGCAGCCATCCGTGGGCGCAGCGCCACGACATCGTCCTGGCCGACCTCGACGACCTGCCGATGGTGCTGCGCGAGCAGGGTTCGATGACCCGCCAGCTGCTCGAGGAGGAGATGCAGCAGGCCGGCCTGCGCCTGCGCCCGGCCATCGAGGTCGAGGGCCGCGAGGCGGTGCGCGAGCTGGTGCTGGCGGGTATGGGGGTGGGCGTGGTGTCGGCGGCGGAGCTGGGCGAGCACCCGCAGGTGCACGCGCTGCCGATCCGCGACTGCCGGCGGCAGATGACCGAAACCCTGGTGTGCCTGCGCGAACAGCGTACGCGGCGGATCATCGATACCTTCCTGCAGATGGTCGACGAGGCGCTGGCCGGTTCGCCGCGGGCCGCCGCGCAACAGTGA
- a CDS encoding bifunctional protein-serine/threonine kinase/phosphatase, which produces MPLHLTIGEASATGPRAENQDAIRVVTPAPALAASKGHLLALADGVSQCADGGLAARATLQALALDYYATPETWPVAQSLDRLLVAHNRWLHSAGGGQPLLTTLTALVLRGRRFTLAHVGDCRAYRWHAGRLQRLTCEHVWEQEGMQHVLKRALGLDQHLVMDYLDGDLQAGETFLLLCDGIWATLDDGVIRDILATEREPQAIADALVATAHHAGSQDNASAVVVRIDELPEASLADALASLPEWPLPPRLRDGQDFEGWRVEGLLAESRQSLLYRVRDGQGRPWLLKTLPGSRSDEPGAQQALLQEEWFLRRVAGLGFPEVHGLPQRQHLYFVMREYSGQTLAARLEQQGPLPLADWLQISRSLLRALGQLHRRNILHRDIKPENLLVGDGGELLLLDFGLAYCPGLSADEAHSLPGTPSYIAPEAFAGAAPEPRQDLFAAGVCLYRLLTGQYPYGELEPFQQPPNKAPTTASRYRPDLPAWLDELLLRALASNPAQRFETAEEWLLALDQGERRARDLPARPLLEREPLKFWRGLALVSLLVNLILLVMALKP; this is translated from the coding sequence ATGCCCCTGCACCTGACCATCGGCGAAGCCAGCGCCACCGGCCCGCGAGCCGAGAACCAGGACGCCATCCGCGTGGTGACCCCGGCGCCGGCGCTGGCCGCCAGCAAGGGCCACCTGCTGGCCCTGGCCGACGGCGTCAGCCAGTGCGCCGACGGCGGTCTGGCCGCCCGCGCCACCCTGCAGGCGCTGGCGCTGGATTACTACGCCACCCCGGAAACCTGGCCGGTAGCGCAGTCGCTGGATCGCCTGCTGGTCGCCCACAACCGCTGGCTGCACAGCGCCGGCGGTGGCCAGCCGCTGCTCACCACCCTCACCGCCCTGGTGCTGCGCGGGCGGCGCTTCACCCTCGCCCACGTCGGCGACTGCCGCGCCTACCGCTGGCACGCCGGCAGGCTGCAGCGCCTGACCTGCGAGCACGTCTGGGAGCAGGAGGGCATGCAGCACGTGCTCAAGCGCGCCCTCGGCCTCGACCAGCACCTGGTGATGGACTACCTGGACGGCGACCTGCAGGCCGGCGAGACCTTCCTGCTGCTGTGCGACGGCATCTGGGCGACCCTCGACGACGGCGTGATCCGCGACATCCTCGCCACCGAGCGCGAGCCGCAGGCGATCGCCGATGCCCTGGTCGCCACCGCCCACCATGCCGGCAGCCAGGACAACGCCAGCGCCGTGGTGGTGCGCATCGACGAACTGCCGGAAGCCAGCCTGGCCGACGCCCTCGCCAGCCTGCCCGAGTGGCCGCTGCCGCCGCGCCTGCGCGACGGCCAGGACTTCGAGGGCTGGCGGGTCGAAGGCCTGCTCGCCGAGAGCCGCCAGTCGCTGCTGTACCGGGTGCGCGACGGCCAGGGCCGTCCCTGGCTGCTCAAGACCCTGCCGGGAAGCCGCAGCGATGAGCCCGGCGCCCAGCAGGCGCTGCTGCAGGAGGAATGGTTCCTGCGCCGGGTCGCCGGCCTCGGCTTCCCCGAGGTGCACGGCCTGCCGCAGCGCCAGCACCTGTACTTCGTCATGCGCGAGTACTCCGGGCAGACCCTGGCCGCCCGTCTGGAGCAGCAGGGGCCGCTGCCGCTGGCCGACTGGCTGCAGATCTCGCGCAGCCTGCTGCGCGCCCTCGGCCAGTTGCACCGGCGCAACATCCTGCACCGCGACATCAAGCCGGAGAACCTGCTGGTCGGCGACGGCGGCGAGCTGCTGCTGCTCGACTTCGGCCTCGCCTACTGCCCCGGCCTGTCCGCCGACGAGGCGCACAGCCTGCCCGGCACGCCCAGCTACATCGCTCCGGAAGCCTTCGCCGGCGCCGCGCCGGAGCCGCGCCAGGACCTGTTCGCCGCCGGCGTCTGCCTGTACCGCCTGCTCACCGGCCAGTATCCCTACGGCGAACTGGAGCCGTTCCAGCAGCCGCCCAACAAGGCGCCGACCACCGCCAGCCGCTACCGCCCGGACCTGCCGGCTTGGCTCGACGAGCTGCTGCTCAGGGCGCTGGCGAGCAATCCCGCCCAGCGCTTCGAGACCGCCGAGGAATGGCTGCTGGCCCTCGACCAGGGCGAGCGCCGCGCCCGCGACCTGCCCGCCCGCCCGCTGCTCGAACGCGAGCCGCTGAAGTTCTGGCGCGGCCTGGCGCTGGTTTCGCTGCTGGTCAACCTGATCCTGCTGGTGATGGCACTCAAGCCGTAG
- a CDS encoding nitrate/nitrite transporter, translating to MNTSFWKAGHTPTLFAAFLYFDLSFMVWYVLGPLGVQIAADLGLTTQQRAMMVATPILAGAVLRFLMGLFADRTSPKTAGLVGQAIVIAALAVAWLHGVHSYQQALLLGLFLGFAGASFAVALPLASQWYPAQHQGKAMGIAGAGNSGTVLAALFAPLLASAFGWNNVFGLALIPLVLTLIIFAAVAKNAPERPKPKALGDYLKALTDRDSWWFMLFYSVTFGGFLGLASTLPGYFHDQYGFDPVKAGYYTAACVFAGSLLRPLGGALADRIGGIRTLLVMYTVASLCIAAVGFNLPSSTAALALFVVAMLSLGAGNGAVFQLVPQRFRQTIGVMTGLIGMAGGIGGFALTAGLGAVKQSTGDYQLGLWLFAALGVVAWIGLHSVKLRWRTTWGSAAVTAARV from the coding sequence ATGAACACGAGTTTCTGGAAAGCCGGCCACACGCCAACCCTGTTCGCCGCATTTCTCTATTTCGACCTGAGCTTCATGGTCTGGTACGTGCTCGGCCCGCTGGGCGTGCAGATCGCCGCCGACCTCGGCCTGACCACCCAGCAACGGGCGATGATGGTCGCCACGCCGATCCTCGCCGGCGCCGTGCTGCGCTTCCTGATGGGCCTGTTCGCCGACCGCACCTCGCCGAAGACCGCCGGCCTGGTCGGCCAGGCGATCGTCATCGCCGCCCTCGCCGTGGCCTGGCTGCACGGCGTGCACAGCTACCAGCAGGCCCTGCTGCTCGGCCTGTTCCTCGGCTTCGCCGGCGCTTCCTTCGCCGTCGCCCTGCCGCTGGCCTCGCAGTGGTACCCGGCGCAGCACCAGGGCAAGGCCATGGGCATCGCCGGCGCCGGCAACTCCGGCACCGTGCTCGCCGCGCTGTTCGCCCCGCTGCTGGCCAGCGCCTTCGGCTGGAACAACGTGTTCGGCCTGGCGCTGATCCCGCTGGTGCTGACCCTGATCATCTTCGCCGCCGTGGCGAAGAACGCCCCCGAGCGGCCCAAGCCCAAGGCGCTCGGCGACTACCTGAAGGCGCTCACCGACCGCGACAGCTGGTGGTTCATGCTGTTCTACAGCGTCACCTTCGGCGGCTTCCTCGGCCTGGCCAGCACACTGCCCGGCTACTTCCACGACCAGTACGGCTTCGACCCGGTCAAGGCCGGCTACTACACCGCCGCCTGCGTGTTCGCCGGCAGCCTGCTGCGCCCGCTGGGCGGCGCCCTGGCCGACCGCATCGGCGGCATCCGCACCCTGCTGGTGATGTACACCGTGGCCTCGCTGTGCATCGCCGCGGTCGGCTTCAACCTGCCCAGCTCGACCGCCGCGCTGGCGCTGTTCGTGGTCGCCATGCTCAGCCTGGGCGCCGGCAACGGCGCGGTGTTCCAGCTGGTGCCGCAGCGCTTCCGCCAGACCATCGGCGTGATGACCGGGCTGATCGGCATGGCCGGCGGCATCGGCGGCTTCGCCCTGACCGCGGGCCTGGGCGCGGTCAAGCAGTCCACCGGCGACTACCAGCTCGGCCTGTGGCTGTTCGCCGCCCTCGGCGTGGTCGCCTGGATCGGCCTGCACAGCGTCAAGCTGCGCTGGCGCACCACCTGGGGCTCGGCGGCGGTGACCGCGGCGCGGGTCTAG
- a CDS encoding cytochrome C: MLPLRTLLPVALLAALPLLPAQADEHLIERGRYLVQISGCNDCHTSGYLMAPGKVAESDWLKGDSLGWYGPWGTTYPSNLRLVLPKLSESQWLALARSANYRPPMPNQTLHHMTDEDLRAIYQLVKHLGPAGEPAPMALPPGDTPEGPVVMFPMPPAASK; the protein is encoded by the coding sequence ATGCTGCCCTTGCGTACCCTGCTCCCCGTCGCCCTGCTGGCGGCCCTTCCCCTGCTCCCGGCCCAGGCCGACGAGCACCTGATCGAACGCGGCCGCTATCTGGTGCAGATTTCCGGCTGCAACGACTGCCACACCTCCGGCTACCTGATGGCGCCGGGCAAGGTGGCCGAGAGCGACTGGCTCAAGGGCGACAGCCTCGGCTGGTACGGCCCCTGGGGCACCACCTACCCCAGCAACCTGCGCCTGGTGCTGCCCAAGCTCAGCGAGAGCCAGTGGCTGGCGCTGGCGCGAAGCGCCAACTACCGCCCGCCAATGCCCAACCAGACCCTGCACCACATGACCGACGAGGACCTGCGCGCCATCTACCAGCTGGTCAAGCACCTCGGCCCGGCCGGCGAGCCGGCGCCCATGGCGCTGCCGCCCGGCGACACGCCGGAGGGGCCGGTGGTGATGTTCCCCATGCCGCCGGCCGCCAGCAAATAG
- a CDS encoding ABC transporter ATP-binding protein has product MSNAHLELTGVGISFPTDKGLFCALQGVNLKIAKGEFVSLIGHSGCGKSTVLNIVAGLYQASTGGVILDGKEVNAPGPERAVVFQNHSLLPWLTCYQNIELAVQQVFRGKKGKAEMREWIEYNLDLVHMTHARDKRPSEISGGMKQRIGIGRALAMQPKVLLMDEPFGALDALTRAHLQDSLMEIHADLGNTVIMITHDVDEAVLLSDRIVMMSNGPAATVGDILDVDLARPRERMALAHDPRYHEYRAAVLEFLYQRQKRPAA; this is encoded by the coding sequence ATGAGCAACGCACACCTCGAACTGACCGGCGTCGGCATCAGCTTCCCCACCGACAAGGGCCTGTTCTGCGCCCTGCAGGGCGTCAACCTGAAGATCGCCAAGGGCGAGTTCGTCTCGCTGATCGGCCACTCCGGCTGCGGCAAGTCCACCGTGCTCAACATCGTCGCCGGCCTCTACCAGGCCAGCACCGGCGGGGTGATCCTCGACGGCAAGGAGGTCAACGCCCCCGGCCCGGAGCGCGCGGTGGTGTTCCAGAACCACAGCCTGCTGCCCTGGCTGACCTGCTACCAGAACATCGAACTGGCCGTGCAGCAGGTGTTCAGGGGCAAGAAGGGCAAGGCGGAAATGCGCGAGTGGATCGAGTACAACCTCGACCTGGTGCACATGACCCACGCGCGCGACAAGCGCCCCAGCGAGATTTCCGGCGGCATGAAGCAGCGCATCGGCATCGGCCGCGCGCTGGCCATGCAGCCCAAGGTGCTGCTGATGGACGAGCCGTTCGGCGCCCTCGACGCCCTGACCCGCGCCCACCTGCAGGACTCGCTGATGGAGATCCACGCCGACCTCGGCAACACGGTGATCATGATCACCCACGACGTCGACGAGGCCGTGCTGCTCTCCGACCGCATCGTGATGATGAGCAACGGCCCGGCGGCCACCGTCGGCGACATCCTCGACGTCGACCTGGCCCGCCCGCGCGAGCGCATGGCCCTGGCCCACGATCCGCGCTACCACGAGTACCGCGCCGCGGTGCTGGAGTTCCTCTACCAGCGCCAGAAGCGCCCGGCCGCCTGA
- a CDS encoding ABC transporter permease, translating to MSNPAVAKPIKDTIKSAHKAALIQRWMPALLLPAAGILAFLLFWQVVAGSIDTSLGKFPGPTQVVGQFTSLVQEHVAEQRKADDFYARQEARNAERLAKDPEAKVTVRPYTGKPTFFKQILTSLYTVMTGFALASLLAIPLGIVCGLSKPIYSAINPLIQVFKPVSPLAWLPLVTMVVSAVYTSADPLLAKSFVTSAFTVALCCLWPTVINTTVGVANLDKDLLNVSRVLSLSPLEHVRRIVLPAAIPMIFTGLRLSLATGWMVLIAAEMLAQNPGLGKFIWDEFQNGSSNSLGRIMVAVLTIGLIGFVLDRLMLGLQRRVSWDKNADLR from the coding sequence ATGAGCAATCCCGCCGTCGCCAAACCGATCAAGGACACCATCAAGTCCGCCCACAAGGCCGCGCTGATCCAGCGCTGGATGCCCGCCCTGCTGCTGCCCGCCGCCGGCATCCTGGCCTTCCTGCTGTTCTGGCAGGTCGTCGCCGGCAGCATCGACACCAGCCTGGGCAAGTTCCCCGGCCCGACTCAGGTGGTCGGCCAGTTCACCAGCCTGGTACAGGAGCATGTCGCCGAGCAGCGCAAGGCCGACGACTTCTACGCCCGCCAGGAAGCGCGCAACGCCGAGCGCCTGGCCAAGGACCCCGAGGCCAAGGTGACCGTGCGCCCGTACACCGGCAAGCCGACCTTCTTCAAGCAGATCCTCACCAGCCTGTACACGGTGATGACCGGCTTCGCCCTCGCCTCGCTGCTGGCCATCCCGCTGGGCATCGTCTGCGGCCTGAGCAAGCCGATCTACAGCGCCATCAACCCGCTGATCCAGGTGTTCAAGCCGGTGTCGCCGCTGGCCTGGCTGCCATTGGTGACCATGGTGGTCAGCGCCGTCTACACCAGCGCCGATCCGCTGCTGGCCAAGTCCTTCGTCACCTCGGCCTTCACCGTGGCGCTGTGCTGCCTGTGGCCGACGGTGATCAACACCACGGTCGGCGTCGCCAACCTGGACAAGGACCTGCTCAACGTCAGCCGCGTGCTCAGCCTGTCGCCGCTCGAACACGTGCGCCGCATCGTGCTGCCCGCCGCCATCCCGATGATCTTCACCGGCCTGCGCCTGTCGCTGGCCACCGGCTGGATGGTGCTGATCGCCGCCGAGATGCTGGCGCAGAACCCGGGCCTCGGCAAATTCATCTGGGACGAGTTCCAGAACGGCAGCTCCAACTCCCTCGGCCGCATCATGGTCGCCGTGCTGACCATCGGCCTGATCGGCTTCGTCCTCGACCGTCTCATGCTCGGCCTGCAACGCCGCGTCAGCTGGGACAAGAACGCCGACCTGCGCTAA
- a CDS encoding CmpA/NrtA family ABC transporter substrate-binding protein, whose amino-acid sequence MHIRSHRRFVKHALAAAALLLAPLASSVALAADPEKEELKLGFIKLTDMAPLAIAYEKGYFEDEGLYVTLEAQANWKVLLDRVITGELDGAHMLAGQPLGATIGFGTKAEVVTAFSMDLNGNGITVSNAVWEEMKKHVPMQDGKPVHPIKADALKPVIEQYKAQGKPFNLGMVFPVSTHNYELRYWLAAGGINPGYYAPAKGDITGTLSADALLSVTPPPQMPATLEAGTISGYSVGEPWNQQAVFKGIGVPVITDYEIWKNNPEKVLGVSKAWADANPETHKRLVKALIRAAMWLDENDNANRAEAVQILARPEYVGADAKVIANSMTGTFEYEKGDKREVPDFNVFFRYNATYPYYSDAIWYLTQMRRWGQIGENQPDSWYFETARKVYQPQTYQAAAAELVAEGKAKASDFPPAGEEGFRAPSSDFIDGLTYDGRQPNAYIEQFKIGLKADSAL is encoded by the coding sequence ATGCACATTCGCAGTCACCGTCGTTTCGTCAAGCATGCCCTGGCCGCCGCCGCCCTGCTGCTCGCCCCGCTGGCCAGCTCCGTCGCCCTGGCCGCCGATCCAGAGAAGGAAGAGCTCAAGCTCGGCTTCATCAAGCTCACCGACATGGCGCCGTTGGCCATCGCCTACGAGAAGGGCTACTTCGAGGACGAAGGCCTGTACGTCACCCTCGAGGCGCAGGCCAACTGGAAGGTGCTGCTCGACCGGGTGATCACCGGCGAACTGGACGGTGCGCACATGCTGGCCGGCCAGCCGCTGGGCGCCACCATCGGCTTCGGCACCAAGGCCGAGGTGGTCACCGCCTTCTCCATGGACCTCAACGGCAACGGCATCACCGTCTCCAACGCCGTGTGGGAGGAAATGAAAAAGCACGTGCCGATGCAGGACGGCAAGCCGGTCCACCCGATCAAGGCCGACGCGCTCAAGCCGGTGATCGAGCAGTACAAGGCCCAGGGCAAGCCGTTCAACCTCGGCATGGTGTTCCCGGTGTCCACCCACAACTACGAGCTGCGCTACTGGCTGGCCGCCGGCGGCATCAACCCCGGCTACTACGCCCCGGCCAAGGGCGACATCACCGGCACCCTCAGCGCCGACGCCCTGCTCTCGGTGACCCCGCCGCCGCAGATGCCGGCCACCCTCGAGGCCGGCACCATCAGCGGCTACAGCGTGGGCGAGCCGTGGAACCAGCAGGCGGTATTCAAGGGCATCGGCGTGCCGGTGATCACCGACTACGAGATCTGGAAGAACAACCCGGAGAAGGTCCTCGGCGTGTCCAAGGCCTGGGCCGACGCCAACCCGGAAACCCACAAGCGCCTGGTCAAGGCGCTGATCCGCGCCGCCATGTGGCTGGACGAGAACGACAACGCCAACCGCGCCGAGGCGGTGCAGATCCTCGCTCGCCCCGAGTACGTCGGCGCCGACGCCAAGGTGATCGCCAACTCGATGACCGGCACCTTCGAGTACGAGAAGGGCGACAAGCGCGAAGTCCCGGACTTCAACGTGTTCTTCCGCTACAACGCCACCTACCCCTACTACTCCGACGCCATCTGGTACCTGACCCAGATGCGCCGCTGGGGCCAGATCGGCGAGAACCAGCCGGACAGCTGGTACTTCGAGACCGCCCGGAAGGTCTACCAGCCGCAGACCTACCAGGCGGCCGCCGCCGAACTGGTCGCCGAGGGCAAGGCCAAGGCCTCCGACTTCCCGCCGGCCGGCGAGGAAGGCTTCCGCGCGCCGAGCAGCGACTTCATCGACGGCCTCACCTATGACGGGCGCCAGCCGAACGCGTACATCGAGCAGTTCAAGATCGGCCTTAAGGCCGACTCCGCGCTGTGA
- a CDS encoding 1-phosphofructokinase family hexose kinase: MPRIATLTLNPAMDLSTSTTQVEPTRKLRCSLPRYDPGGGGINVARVVAELGGDVVAVYPAGGPFGDMLERILAALALPQLRVPIAGDTRESFTVDETATGRQFRFVLPGPELSAAEQQACLDAIAALDPAPEFIVLSGSFPPGVALAYFDAVAALARRIKARLVLDCSGEALAYAAGRGGIHLLKPSLSELATLMGGKVEGAAAQEAALRELIGRGVAEVIVLSLGGEGAVLASKEGIERFAPLDVPVCSAVGAGDSMVGAMVLALSRGWSLTDAVRYGIAAGSATILRPGTELCRAEDVQRLHGKG; this comes from the coding sequence ATGCCGCGCATTGCCACCCTGACCCTCAACCCGGCGATGGACCTGTCCACCAGCACCACCCAGGTCGAGCCGACCCGCAAGCTGCGTTGCAGCCTGCCGCGCTACGATCCGGGCGGCGGCGGCATCAACGTGGCGCGGGTGGTCGCCGAGCTCGGCGGCGACGTCGTGGCGGTCTATCCGGCCGGCGGGCCGTTCGGCGACATGCTCGAGCGCATCCTCGCCGCTCTGGCGCTGCCGCAGCTGCGCGTGCCGATCGCCGGCGATACCCGCGAGAGCTTCACCGTCGACGAGACCGCCACCGGCCGGCAGTTCCGCTTCGTGCTGCCGGGCCCGGAACTGTCGGCGGCCGAACAGCAGGCCTGCCTGGACGCCATCGCCGCGCTCGATCCCGCGCCAGAGTTCATCGTCCTCAGCGGCAGCTTCCCGCCCGGCGTGGCGCTGGCTTACTTCGACGCAGTGGCCGCGCTGGCGCGGCGCATCAAGGCGCGGCTGGTGCTCGACTGCTCGGGCGAGGCGCTCGCCTACGCCGCCGGACGCGGCGGCATCCACCTGCTCAAGCCGAGCCTCAGCGAGCTGGCCACCCTGATGGGCGGCAAGGTGGAGGGCGCGGCGGCGCAGGAAGCGGCGCTGCGCGAGCTGATCGGGCGCGGCGTGGCGGAGGTCATAGTGCTGTCGCTGGGTGGCGAGGGGGCGGTGCTGGCCAGCAAGGAGGGCATCGAGCGCTTCGCGCCGCTGGACGTGCCGGTGTGCAGCGCGGTGGGTGCCGGCGACAGCATGGTCGGCGCCATGGTGCTGGCCCTGAGTCGCGGCTGGAGCCTGACGGATGCGGTGCGCTACGGCATCGCCGCCGGCTCGGCGACCATCCTGCGCCCCGGCACAGAGCTGTGCCGGGCGGAGGATGTGCAGCGGTTGCACGGGAAGGGGTGA
- the alaC gene encoding alanine transaminase, translating to MAEHGKRRFARIDRLPPYVFNITAELKMAARRRGEDIIDFSMGNPDGATPPHIVDKLVQVAQREDTHGYSTSRGIPRLRRAISRWYQDRYQVDIDPDSEAIVTIGSKEGLAHLMLATLDHGDTVLVPNPSYPIHIYGAVIAGAQVRSVPLVPGVDFFAELERAIREAIPKPKMMIIGFPSNPTAQCVELDFFERVVALAKQHDILVVHDLAYADIVYDGWKAPSIMQVPGAKDVAVEFFTLSKSYNMAGWRIGFMVGNQELVSALARIKSYHDYGTFTPLQVAAIAALEGDQQCVHEIAEKYRERRNVLVKGLHEIGWMVEKPKASMYIWAKIPEPYAHLGSLEFAKKLLTEAKVCVSPGIGFGDYGDDHVRFALIENLDRTRQAIRGIKAMFRAEGLLPPKAAKGDSAG from the coding sequence ATGGCCGAACACGGCAAGCGCCGCTTTGCGCGCATCGATCGTCTCCCCCCCTACGTCTTCAACATCACCGCCGAGCTGAAGATGGCCGCCCGCCGCCGTGGCGAGGACATCATCGACTTCAGCATGGGCAACCCCGACGGCGCCACCCCGCCGCACATCGTCGACAAGCTCGTGCAGGTCGCCCAGCGCGAAGACACCCACGGCTACTCCACCTCGCGCGGCATCCCGCGCCTGCGCCGCGCCATCTCGCGCTGGTACCAGGACCGCTACCAGGTCGACATCGACCCGGACAGCGAAGCCATCGTCACCATCGGCTCCAAGGAAGGCCTGGCGCACCTGATGCTGGCCACCCTCGACCACGGCGACACCGTGCTGGTGCCCAACCCCAGCTACCCGATCCACATCTACGGCGCGGTGATCGCCGGCGCCCAGGTGCGTTCGGTGCCGCTGGTGCCCGGCGTCGACTTCTTCGCCGAACTGGAGCGGGCGATCCGCGAGGCGATCCCCAAGCCGAAGATGATGATCATCGGCTTCCCCTCCAACCCCACTGCTCAGTGCGTGGAGCTGGACTTCTTCGAGCGCGTGGTGGCGCTGGCCAAGCAGCACGACATCCTCGTGGTGCACGACCTGGCCTACGCCGACATCGTCTACGACGGCTGGAAGGCGCCGTCGATCATGCAGGTGCCGGGCGCCAAGGACGTCGCCGTGGAGTTCTTCACCCTGTCGAAGAGCTACAACATGGCCGGCTGGCGCATCGGCTTTATGGTTGGCAATCAAGAACTCGTGAGCGCCCTGGCGCGGATCAAGAGCTACCACGACTACGGCACCTTCACCCCGCTGCAGGTAGCCGCCATCGCCGCCCTGGAAGGCGACCAGCAGTGCGTGCACGAGATCGCCGAGAAGTACCGCGAGCGGCGCAACGTGCTGGTCAAGGGCCTGCACGAGATCGGCTGGATGGTCGAGAAGCCCAAGGCGTCGATGTACATCTGGGCGAAAATCCCCGAGCCCTACGCTCACCTCGGCTCGCTGGAGTTCGCCAAGAAGCTGCTGACCGAGGCCAAGGTCTGCGTCTCCCCCGGCATCGGCTTCGGCGACTACGGCGACGACCACGTGCGCTTCGCCCTGATCGAGAACCTCGACCGCACCCGCCAAGCGATCCGCGGCATCAAGGCGATGTTCCGCGCCGAAGGCCTGCTGCCTCCGAAGGCGGCCAAGGGCGATAGCGCCGGTTGA
- a CDS encoding ANTAR domain-containing response regulator has product MLRILLINDTAKKVGRLKSALNEAGFEVIDESGLTVDLPARVAAVRPDVILIDSESPGRDVMEQVCLLSRDQPHPIVMFTDEHDPGVMRQAIRSGVSAYIVEGIHAQRLQPILDVAMARFESDQALRAQLNAREQQLAERKRIELAKGLLMKMRQCNEEEAYTLMRRQAMSKQQKLIQVAEQIISMHEMLGN; this is encoded by the coding sequence ATGCTGCGCATCCTCCTGATCAACGACACCGCGAAGAAGGTCGGCCGCCTGAAGAGCGCGCTGAACGAAGCCGGCTTCGAGGTGATCGACGAATCCGGGCTGACCGTCGACCTGCCGGCGCGGGTGGCCGCCGTACGCCCCGACGTGATCCTGATCGACAGCGAATCGCCCGGCCGCGACGTGATGGAGCAGGTCTGCCTGCTCAGCCGCGACCAGCCGCACCCCATCGTCATGTTCACCGACGAGCACGACCCCGGCGTGATGCGTCAGGCGATCCGCTCCGGGGTCAGCGCCTACATCGTCGAGGGCATCCACGCCCAGCGCCTGCAGCCGATCCTCGACGTGGCCATGGCCCGCTTCGAGAGCGACCAGGCCCTGCGCGCCCAGCTCAACGCCCGCGAGCAGCAGCTGGCCGAGCGCAAGCGCATCGAGCTGGCCAAGGGGCTGCTGATGAAGATGCGCCAGTGCAACGAAGAGGAGGCCTACACCCTGATGCGCCGCCAGGCGATGAGCAAGCAGCAGAAGCTGATCCAGGTGGCCGAGCAGATCATCTCGATGCACGAGATGCTCGGTAACTGA